The following are from one region of the Paenibacillus sp. JZ16 genome:
- a CDS encoding PIG-L deacetylase family protein, giving the protein MSKILNVIVIAAHPDEPEIYAGAISAAYAEMGHRVKFVTLTDGCCGHHEMSGQQLVERRIQEAHEAAKRLGVLEYVVLPIPDGELMPTLEVLKEVIRLIRGWEAEIVITFHPNGPGHVDNRNVGKVVRDAADFVANVPNAVPEVPSLKKSPIFLLMPDYAARATYQPDIVIDAGGVIEKKLLACDAHASQFYEFAPWQGGFLDAVPDTWEEKREFILKHWDRFLSVSDEMLPSLAKQYGQDLAASLQYAEPFEIADYGRRPNEAEMEILFPMLTGTHV; this is encoded by the coding sequence ATGTCTAAAATCCTCAATGTGATTGTCATTGCAGCGCACCCGGATGAACCCGAAATCTATGCAGGCGCGATCTCGGCAGCTTACGCAGAGATGGGTCATCGGGTGAAGTTCGTAACGCTAACCGATGGATGCTGCGGTCATCATGAAATGAGCGGGCAGCAGCTGGTCGAACGTCGGATTCAGGAAGCTCATGAGGCTGCAAAGCGTCTTGGGGTGCTGGAATACGTCGTTCTGCCCATTCCCGATGGCGAATTGATGCCAACGCTCGAAGTACTCAAGGAAGTGATCCGTCTGATTCGCGGCTGGGAGGCGGAAATCGTCATTACGTTCCATCCGAACGGTCCCGGTCATGTGGATAACCGCAATGTCGGGAAGGTCGTGCGGGATGCGGCAGATTTTGTTGCGAACGTACCGAATGCCGTCCCTGAAGTGCCGTCATTGAAGAAATCCCCGATATTCCTGCTGATGCCGGATTATGCGGCACGGGCGACGTACCAACCGGATATTGTTATCGATGCTGGGGGCGTGATCGAGAAGAAATTGCTGGCCTGCGATGCCCATGCTTCCCAATTCTATGAGTTTGCGCCTTGGCAGGGCGGTTTCTTGGATGCCGTACCGGATACCTGGGAAGAGAAGCGGGAATTTATTCTAAAGCATTGGGATCGGTTTCTTAGCGTCTCGGACGAAATGCTGCCTTCGCTTGCGAAGCAATATGGCCAAGACCTTGCAGCCAGCTTACAATATGCAGAGCCTTTCGAAATCGCGGATTATGGCAGAAGACCGAATGAAGCTGAAATGGAGATTTTGTTCCCGATGTTAACGGGTACTCATGTGTAA
- a CDS encoding VOC family protein: MIQSIVHIALVVKDYDEAIAFYTEKLNFTLIEDTYQPEQDKRWVVVAPPGSVGTTILLAKASKPEQKPFIGNQSGGRVFLFLNTDDFWRDYREMVSRGIEFVREPKEADYGMVAVFKDLYGNLWDLLELKEDHPLMKRTK; the protein is encoded by the coding sequence ATGATACAATCCATTGTCCATATTGCATTAGTCGTGAAGGACTATGATGAGGCCATCGCATTTTATACCGAGAAGCTGAATTTCACCTTGATTGAAGATACATACCAGCCTGAACAAGATAAACGTTGGGTGGTCGTAGCACCTCCCGGCTCGGTCGGCACGACGATATTGCTTGCCAAGGCGTCCAAGCCGGAGCAAAAGCCATTTATAGGCAACCAGTCGGGAGGCAGAGTGTTCCTGTTCTTGAATACGGATGATTTTTGGAGAGATTATCGTGAAATGGTATCGCGGGGGATTGAGTTTGTAAGAGAGCCCAAAGAAGCGGATTACGGCATGGTGGCGGTATTTAAGGATTTATACGGCAATCTGTGGGATTTGCTGGAGTTGAAGGAAGATCATCCACTGATGAAACGCACGAAGTAA
- a CDS encoding HAD family hydrolase, producing MTTKAIFLDFYGTVVHEDDEIIPLICQKIKATSSEDCTIQEIGQYWWKSFSNMFHESYGKSFDNQRNLGRTSLRATIDYFKSDCIAEEIIQEQFDHWQKPGIYEDALSFLKSCELPIYIISNIDTSDVMAAISFHDLKVTGVITSEDVRSYKPRSEIFAEALRRYELKNAEVLHVGDSLTSDVEGAQALGIRAVWINRLNKIRPDHIQPDYIIKKLTELEGII from the coding sequence GTGACAACCAAAGCGATTTTCCTCGACTTTTATGGGACTGTGGTTCATGAAGATGATGAGATCATTCCGTTAATATGCCAAAAAATCAAGGCGACTTCCTCTGAGGACTGTACCATTCAGGAAATAGGTCAATACTGGTGGAAGTCCTTTTCAAACATGTTTCATGAAAGCTATGGGAAAAGCTTCGATAATCAAAGAAATCTGGGAAGAACATCTTTACGCGCGACGATAGACTACTTCAAATCGGATTGCATTGCAGAGGAGATCATTCAGGAGCAATTTGACCATTGGCAAAAGCCAGGTATTTATGAAGATGCGCTCTCTTTTCTGAAGTCGTGTGAATTGCCCATATATATTATTTCTAATATTGATACATCGGATGTGATGGCAGCGATAAGTTTTCATGATTTAAAGGTCACTGGCGTGATCACTAGCGAAGATGTTAGGTCATATAAGCCTAGATCGGAAATATTTGCAGAAGCACTTAGAAGGTATGAGTTAAAGAATGCGGAGGTCCTGCATGTCGGGGATTCATTAACAAGTGATGTTGAGGGGGCTCAAGCATTGGGAATCCGAGCCGTTTGGATCAATCGCTTGAACAAAATAAGGCCAGATCATATACAGCCCGATTACATCATAAAGAAGCTGACGGAATTAGAAGGGATCATCTAG